A region from the Lolium perenne isolate Kyuss_39 chromosome 4, Kyuss_2.0, whole genome shotgun sequence genome encodes:
- the LOC127348547 gene encoding uncharacterized protein — MDCQYQPKRITTRSDGETDQRANDDLAWLLPDDVLADILRRLAPRWLAAFRCVCKAWRDAVDARHLLRADLLPLWLDGIIVDFGSHEYSPEFFTRPRLPASGKLENLTTMAVRDHCNGLLLSFDTYDHHGYVSNPATGWKVRLPPCPYARLWTEAAYFHHYIVFDPTVSTHYEVFKIPHIGGSEHERDPLPDKSEWPPSQFVMHVFSSVTGTWEEKTFSREGEAAGTVANLRSMMEQQDVYVNFTGTVYWRGALYVHYASDFVLRICSSSSKYRVIETPLHIGVNEYRELYLARSEKGVYFASICDLQIRIWILNESSRHLVWVLKHDNNLEHVLPRHYNNLRQIDEPWGLQAVKGRHPSGQDILHDNREAPSEEKFGRNNCPLRKDNFEWDSNGDDVPIPGDTYVLRAGDVDILGFHPNKEIVFLSQSSDLKLGLAYHLSSSRVQVLGSLSPPNGVFLEVEYDKEIDISLPYTPCWIEELPGNISSE; from the exons ATGGACTGCCAGTACCAGCCGAAGCGAATCACAACAAGGAGCGACGGTGAGACGGACCAGCGGGCGAACGACGACCTGGCGTGGTTGCTGCCCGACGACGTCCTCGCGGACATCCTCCGCCGTCTCGCCCCACGCTGGCTCGCAGCCTTCCGCTGTGTCTGCAAGGCCTGGCGCGATGCCGTCGACGCGCGCCATCTCCTGCGCGCCGACCTGCTCCCGCTTTGGCTGGACGGCATCATCGTCGACTTCGGCAGCCACGAGTACTCCCCAGAATTCTTCACGCGACCCCGGCTCCCGGCCAGTGGCAAGCTCGAAAACCTGACCACCATGGCTGTCAGAGATCACTGCAACGGGCTCCTTCTGTCCTTCGACACGTACGACCACCACGGCTACGTCTCTAATCCCGCCACAGGTTGGAAGGTGCGCCTGCCCCCATGCCCGTATGCGCGCTTGTGGACGGAGGCAGCCTATTTCCACCACTACATCGTGTTTGATCCTACTGTATCAACCCACTATGAAGTGTTCAAAATTCCCCATATCGGAGGATCGGAGCATGAGCGTGACCCCCTACCGGATAAATCAGAATGGCCACCGTCTCAGTTCGTCATGCATGTCTTCTCATCAGTAACGGGAACTTGGGAGGAGAAGACTTTTAGTCGCGAAGGGGAAGCTGCAGGAACCGTCGCCAatttacgatctatgatggagcaACAAGATGTGTATGTAAATTTCACAGGGACCGTCTACTGGCGAGGAGCACTTTATGTACATTACGCATCAGATTTCGTATTGAG AATATGCTCGTCTAGTAGCAAATACAGAGTAATTGAAACGCCATTGCATATTGGCGTGAACGAATATCGAGAGCTTTATCTAGCAAGATCGGAGAAGGGTGTATACTTCGCGTCAATCTGTGATCTACAGATTCGGATTTGGATACTTAACGAATCATCTCGTCATTTGGTGTGGGTGTTGAAGCATGATAACAACCTTGAGCATGTGCTCCCCCGTCATTACAACAATCTTAGGCAAATTGATGAACCGTGGGGCTTACAAGCTGTGAAAGGTCGTCATCCGAGTGGTCAAGATATTTTACATGACAACCGTGAGGCACCATCTGAGGAGAAATTTGGTCGGAATAATTGCCCACTGCGTAAAGATAATTTTGAATGGGATTCTAATGGTGACGATGTCCCTATCCCTGGCGACACATACGTGCTCAGAGCTGGCGACGTTGATATACTCGGATTTCATCCAAACAAAGAGATTGTTTTCTTGAGTCAATCGTCGGACTTAAAGCTTGGACTGGCCTATCACTTGAGTAGCTCGAGGGTTCAAGTCTTAGGCAGTTTATCCCCACCAAATGGTGTTTTTCTCGAGGTTGAATATGACAAGGAAATCGACATCTCTTTACCGTACACGCCCTGCTGGATTGAGGAGCTTCCTGGAAACATCTCGTCGGAGTAG